The following is a genomic window from Spirosoma foliorum.
ACATTTACGATTCCTACGCGTCTTTCTGGGCCTGCTTTGGGTATTTACAACCGCTCAGGCAGCTGCGTCATTAACCACCATTTCGCAACTAACCGCCGACTGGCAGCGGGCGAAAGAGTACACCAAAGAGTATTTGGATGTGATGCCTGAAGACGGTGTCAACTTCAAACCAACGTCTGAAATCCGCAGCTTCGCTGAGCAGATGTTACACTTAGCCGCAGCGAACTACAACTTCGGTGCACTGGCCAGCGGCAAATCGAACCCGATGCAGGGCAAAAAACTGGAAGAAATGGCCGACCTAAAAAACAAGGCCGCGCTGACCAAGGCCGTCATGGACAGTTACGATTTCATGATCGATGCCGTAAAAAGCATGACGGATGCGCAATTGGGCGAATCGGTAAAAATGGGCCAGCGTGAAATGACGAAAGAAGTGGTCTTGTCAAAAGCGTTTGAACACCAAACCCATCACCGAGGCCAATGCACGATCTACATTCGAATGAAAGGTGTGAAGCCCCCGCAGGAGAAATTGTTTTAATCTGAGAAACGAAGAAGGCTCGCTAGTGGCGGGCCTTCTTCGTTTCTCAAGAAATTGTTTAAACTTTCTAATTTTTCAGAAAAGTGCCCGCTCGTTTTTTGTCATTTCGACCGCAGGGAGAAATCTCAAATTTCACAATAATCAAGCTTGAGATTTCTCCCTGCGGTCGAAATGACAAAAAACGAGCGGATTATTAGTCAAAAGAAAATTTCAAACAGGCTTAACGTATATGGCAGAAGGTATAGAAAACAGTTGGCGAAAACATACGCACCAGCCCATCAGTTATTGAATAGCCAGTTTGCAGGAACGTTTTGACTTGCAATCAATTGGCTATTTTCTGTTAATGAGGACACCACCAGCGCACTATTATTTTCTTGCTCTTGGACTTATTGTTCTTCTAGGACAATGCCAGAACAAACAACCGCAAGCTCCCAAAGCCGAGGGGTTTGATCCGCCCATACCTGAAACGATATCGTATGTGGCTGGCCCCATTATGTTTCAATTGACCGAGTTACAGGAAAAAATCAACAAGGAACTCAGCCCCGTTTTGGTCGGCAAACAAACAAAAGATGGCAAAACGAAAGGGATCATGTCGCTTCGGGTTAAGCGACTCGGTTCGGTGCACGTTGAGTATGCCGATCAGCAGATAAAGCTATCGGCCCCGCTTCAAATGTGGCTCACGAGACCTTTCAGCCGAGATACGACGCCCCCTGAAAAGCCCTTTTGTGCGATTAACGTACATTTCAAAAGTCCAATCAGCGTAACCCCCGACTGGCGACTAGCCAGCCACACAACCTTTACGGATTATACCTGGATCGTTCAACCTAAAATTGTCGGCATTTCGCTAACCAATCTGGTTGAGAACCTGTTGGAAAAGCACAAGAGCGCGATTGAAATGGCTATCGATTCGGCAGTTCATAAAGAACTTCGGCTCGATAAAATGGTGAAACCGATCTGGCACGATATGCAAAATCCGCTGCTGATTAACAAGGAGTACGGTCTTTGGCTGATTCCTAAACCCATTAGTATAGCTGCCGGTTTGATCACGGGCGATTCGACCCAATTAACGACTCATGTGCGGATTGCAATGGAAACGCAAACAGCGGTAAAGCCAGAGAAACCAGTTCATGCGTACACGCCTTTACCACTTTTACAGAAGCGGGAGCAGGTTTCTCAAGTTTCAGATTTGCACCTGATGAGCTTCATCCCCTATTCCGATATCAACCGAATGCTGGCCCTTACGGTAAAGAATAAAAAACTCGCTTTGGGTAGCCTGACCATCAAAGGTATTTCGGTTTATGGCGGCCAGCATTCGCTGATTGTAAAAGCCGATCTGGCTGGACTTCTGGATGGCATTGTTTACCTACGAGGTAAACCAACGTTCGATACGTTAACTAACACGCTAAAAGTCAAAAATTTAGATTTTGATGCGGAATCGGGAAGTGTGTTATCGAAAAATACAGGAGCTGTATGGCATGATGGCTTGCGCACGTTATTAGAGGGATTATTAACGATTCGATTGGGCGATGATATTGCTAAAATTCCGCAGGCAATTGAAAAAGCATTTGAGCAAGGGGGAGCCGGAAAGAAAACGGATTTGGGCATAAACACCTTCCGATTTACTCCCCAAAAGATTGCCATTCGCCCCGACGGCATCCAGACGCTGATTAAGGTGGAGTCAAAAATAGCACTGAAAGTCAATAAGTTATAATCTTTTCTTCTGACAGGATTAACAGGATAAAACAGGATTAAGGGCTAGAATACAAATCCTGTTTTATCCTGTTAATCCTGTGAAAACAATTCATTTTATGGTTCTCTTTATCAGCCTAGTTGTATTAATAATTGGTTGGCTCGTCTGGCGATATCTGAGTCAAAAGAAACAGGATGCCCAACCCCTGCCTACCAACTATCCGCAATTATTACAAGCGTATGTGCCTTATTACCAGGAGTTAAGCCCCGAAAAAAAGAAGCTATTCGATGATCGGGTCAATCATTTCCTGCACCATGTCAAGATCGAAGGCGTAGCTACCACCGTCGACGATGTCGATAAAGTTCTGGTAGCCAGCAGCGCGATCATCCCTATTTTCGGCTTCGAGGATTGGTATTACCCGCTAACCAATGTGCTGCTCTACGAAGGCAGTTTCAACGCTGATTTCCAAACCACAGGAGAAGGTCGAAATATTCTGGGGATGGTTGGCGAAGGCGGTGCCTTGCAGAGCACGATGGTCTTGTCGAAACCCGCTTTGCATGAAGGGTTTGCGAATGAGACCGGCAAAGAGAATACAGGCATTCATGAATTTGTCCATCTCCTCGACAAAGCCGATGGCTCTACGGATGGATTACCGGAGTATTTGCTGGAGAAAGATCATATTAAGCCGTGGCTTCAATTGATTCATAAGAGCATTCACGATATCAAAGCCAATCATTCAGACATCAACCCCTACGGCGTCACCAACGAAGCTGAGTTCTTCGCCGTCGTAGCCGAGTATTTCTTCAAACGACCTGATTTACTGCACGAAAAACACCCGGAGCTTTTCACAAGGCTGGAAGAAATTTTCCACCAACATCCGTTGGAGGAGTAAAATGGCATTCTGGCGCGAGTCGTTCCGGCGTTCCGGTTCGCTCGTGCCTTTTCATATAGCCAGTGAATACTGGCTATCCAGCTATTCGCGCGTCAGCGAATGCTGACGAAATTAGTAGACACGAGCAAATGCTCGCACCATTAGCCATTACCTTTCCTACTGCTTCTTCAGTTTCTTCAACTCTTTCTGAATATACTCTTTCGATAACCAGTTCGTACCCATCATCACACCCTCGATGCTTTTTGTTTGACTGATGTCTTTCAAAGGGTTGCCACCCAACAACACTAAATCGGATACATTGCCGGGTTTGATCGTGCCCCAATCGGGCTTATTGAAATAGGAAGCTACGTTGACCGTTCCAGTGCGCAGAACTTCGTAGGGCGTCAATCCCGCATCGACCATGTACTTCATTTCGTGGTGAATCGAGAAACCCGGCACGTTGAAGATTTGGGGAGCATCAGAACCCAGTAATAGCTCAACGCCGTTTTTCTGACATTCATAAATCAGTTTCCGGCGAATCTGAATTAGCTTTTCGGCGTGCTCTTTGGAGAAGTTCGGATTGGCGAGATAGCCTACTTTGGTGTTCACCCATCCCTTTAGCTGTTCCGGCTTCATGTACTTCATCTCGGGATCATTGGAAAATGCATCGGCCGGAAGCGGAGAAAGCCAGCGTTCCGCCAGCGCCTGTGTTGGCACCACCCGAATGTGTTTTTCGCGAAGACCTTTCACAAGTTTCGGGATCTGCGAAGCGTCGGCTCGGTAGGCAATCCAGGATGCAAACAGTCCCGTTTCAGGTTCGGCCAGTGTATCGGATCGGGGGACAATCGCTTCAATGAATCCATCCATATGATCAATCGACGAATATTCTGCATCGATGGCGCGCCAAACGCCCACGTTAAAGGAAACGTGTCCAGCAAATGGAATACCGACTTCGTGGGCCGTTTTGGCAATCGCCGGAAACGTCTCTTTGGTAAGACCCGGATGCAGTTTCAGAAAATCATAGCCAGCCGCTTTCTGCTCCCGCACCATTTCGGCACCCCGCTCGGCAGTTTTTACCGTTTGCCCGTTAAATGATGGCCCAGTTGCATAGAAGTGCGGCCCAAGAATTTCGCCACTGTTGATTTTGCTCCGTAGCTCCAGATGTTTAGGGTGCCCCAACATACCCCGAATGGTGGTGATACCGTTTGCCAGATAGAGGATCAACACCTCTTTCATCGGCTCAATATCATTGATGGGCGGAACGTGGGCATGGATTTCGGCCCAACCCGGCGTCAAGTATTTGTCTTTCGCATCAATGACCAGCGCGTCTTTACTAAATTTCACGCTTCCCTCGTTGCCCATGGCCGCTATTCGTCCATTACGCACAACGACAGTCTGGTTGCTAATAACACGCTCCCGATCCATCGGAATCACATTCACCGATCTGAATACAATGTCACGCTGACCGTTGCTGGTGAGTTCCTGCGCTTGGAGCGTGGTGCAGGGCCAGGAGCAGGGTTGTGAGTAGAAGGGAGACAAAAAGTTTCATAGTTGCATTAAGGCTATTGGTGAGGTGTTTGTACCCACGGGCTTCAGCCCGTGTATTAATTAGATGATGAAATACGGGCTGAAGCCCGTAGGTACAGGTTAATTAGCTAAGTCGTTGAACCTATTTAGGTTAGTTCGGTTTTGGACTAATAGCCATCAGGTCGGTAAATTTATTCAATTCAGCACGAATAACCGACGAGTTTTAGCGTCGTGACAAACCATTTACTCTATGAAAATCAAGGCAATTATTACGGGTGCCACGGGCATGGTCGGCGAAGGTGTCCTGATCGAATGTTTGCAACATCCTGATGTAGAAAAGGTGCTGGTTATCAACCGAAAACCGGGTGGTGTATCGCACCCTAAGCTAAAAGAAATTATCCTCAAGGATTTTTTCAACCTGGCCCCTATAGAGAGTCAACTG
Proteins encoded in this region:
- a CDS encoding DinB family protein, with amino-acid sequence MLTKSHLRFLRVFLGLLWVFTTAQAAASLTTISQLTADWQRAKEYTKEYLDVMPEDGVNFKPTSEIRSFAEQMLHLAAANYNFGALASGKSNPMQGKKLEEMADLKNKAALTKAVMDSYDFMIDAVKSMTDAQLGESVKMGQREMTKEVVLSKAFEHQTHHRGQCTIYIRMKGVKPPQEKLF
- a CDS encoding DUF4403 family protein, giving the protein MRTPPAHYYFLALGLIVLLGQCQNKQPQAPKAEGFDPPIPETISYVAGPIMFQLTELQEKINKELSPVLVGKQTKDGKTKGIMSLRVKRLGSVHVEYADQQIKLSAPLQMWLTRPFSRDTTPPEKPFCAINVHFKSPISVTPDWRLASHTTFTDYTWIVQPKIVGISLTNLVENLLEKHKSAIEMAIDSAVHKELRLDKMVKPIWHDMQNPLLINKEYGLWLIPKPISIAAGLITGDSTQLTTHVRIAMETQTAVKPEKPVHAYTPLPLLQKREQVSQVSDLHLMSFIPYSDINRMLALTVKNKKLALGSLTIKGISVYGGQHSLIVKADLAGLLDGIVYLRGKPTFDTLTNTLKVKNLDFDAESGSVLSKNTGAVWHDGLRTLLEGLLTIRLGDDIAKIPQAIEKAFEQGGAGKKTDLGINTFRFTPQKIAIRPDGIQTLIKVESKIALKVNKL
- a CDS encoding M90 family metallopeptidase gives rise to the protein MKTIHFMVLFISLVVLIIGWLVWRYLSQKKQDAQPLPTNYPQLLQAYVPYYQELSPEKKKLFDDRVNHFLHHVKIEGVATTVDDVDKVLVASSAIIPIFGFEDWYYPLTNVLLYEGSFNADFQTTGEGRNILGMVGEGGALQSTMVLSKPALHEGFANETGKENTGIHEFVHLLDKADGSTDGLPEYLLEKDHIKPWLQLIHKSIHDIKANHSDINPYGVTNEAEFFAVVAEYFFKRPDLLHEKHPELFTRLEEIFHQHPLEE
- a CDS encoding amidohydrolase family protein yields the protein MSPFYSQPCSWPCTTLQAQELTSNGQRDIVFRSVNVIPMDRERVISNQTVVVRNGRIAAMGNEGSVKFSKDALVIDAKDKYLTPGWAEIHAHVPPINDIEPMKEVLILYLANGITTIRGMLGHPKHLELRSKINSGEILGPHFYATGPSFNGQTVKTAERGAEMVREQKAAGYDFLKLHPGLTKETFPAIAKTAHEVGIPFAGHVSFNVGVWRAIDAEYSSIDHMDGFIEAIVPRSDTLAEPETGLFASWIAYRADASQIPKLVKGLREKHIRVVPTQALAERWLSPLPADAFSNDPEMKYMKPEQLKGWVNTKVGYLANPNFSKEHAEKLIQIRRKLIYECQKNGVELLLGSDAPQIFNVPGFSIHHEMKYMVDAGLTPYEVLRTGTVNVASYFNKPDWGTIKPGNVSDLVLLGGNPLKDISQTKSIEGVMMGTNWLSKEYIQKELKKLKKQ